The nucleotide window GTTGATTCAAGAAAGGCCTGTAATATGGGATAAGACCATCgacgattataaaaataagcgGCTTAAATATGATTCCtggaaagaaatatttattcatttccaGCCCACATTTGAAGATTTAAGTGGTGATGAGAAAAACAAGTTTGGTAAGTTacagatatttaattattaactttttacttaTGCATAGTTGTTTTGATAGGAGAGGCGACCTTCGTTAGATACAAAATATTGTGCAAATCTGTTGCGAACTTCATTAGCCGCCAAACTTCCGCGAACTGCATTCGTGATAGGTAACTGGATTAGTTCCGATTCTGAATCAAGGGTGGACTCATTTTCACTCGCATTGTGAAACTGAAAGTTTTCCTGCTTATGTATAAAATTTTGCAAAACACAACATGTTTTCACAATATCAACTGCCAAATCGATGGACACATTCATTGGCCGGTGAAAAATTCGCCATTTATTGGATAAAATGCCAAACGCACATTCAACAAATCTTTGCGCTCTGGTGAGTCTGTAGTTAAATGTACGTTTTAATTGATCAAGCTGATGACCACCAAATGGACGAAGCAAGTGATAATGCAAAGCAAAGGCTTCGTCCGCAATGAACACATATGGCAAATCGTAGTCAATTCCAGGCAAACGTGTTGCATCGGGTAGATTTAATCCgttgtttgttaaatttttccaaaatgGGGTCTCTTTAAACACACTGGAATCACACTCCTTTCCGTAGGCGCCAACGTCAACAAATATAAAGTTGTAATCGCTATCTACTACTGCCATCAaaactatagaaaaaaaatgtttgtaatttaaaaacatcgaGCCACTATCAATTGGCTTAATAAGTCTGATGTGTTTTCCATCGACCGCTCCTAAGCACAGCGGGAAGTTGGAAGATTCTTGAAATTTGCTTGCAATGTGTAGCCAGTCTTCTTTAGATGGCATTTTCATATATTCTTTATACAGTTCTAACCAAATGTAGTGGCATACTTCACGTACGATGCAACTTATGGTTTTTATTCCAATTCTATAGCTGTAGTATAGGTCAGTAAAGGTATCTCCTGTTGCTAGATAcctgaaatataaaacaaaacggTTCAGGTTCAAATACTAAAACCCCATTTTAGGTCGGGGTCGATTCAGTTTAGGTCGggggtttttataaattttgaatttaataattattatttatttattttcagggCAAATGGTGATGAAGAAGTGGACCAATATGAAAGATAGCtggataaaatatgacaaaaaaattaaagaatgtaAGTCTGGTTCTTcagcaaaaaaaataagaaaatatatgtTCTATGATGAAATGATGttcctaaaaaaaaatgttgagcaTCGCAAGACCGATTCTAACATGACTGAACATGTTCATGATTCTAGCCTcagtaatgaaaattttgatagTGCAGTCCCGAATCAATCAAGCTCGGGATACACTGAACGGAGTGAGACGCAAAGggctaaaaaaaaaagaaaaaatgaacTAAGTGAAGTTGACATTAGGTTTATGAAGTTTATGGATTCAGCAGAACGAGATGAGAAAAAGAAAAGCCGTAGTATGAACTTTTTTATGGGAATCGCTGATACAGTTGACAAGTTCAGTGATGAAAATATGATAGACTTTCAGTTTCaagtaatttcaataattaaaaatattcaacaaagACAGTGTACTCAGTATATACCTACATCAAGAAACCAATGGGATCAAGGCCATCAAGGATATTTAAGTGGTACAGCATCCTCAAATGCGCAATCGTCAACATATGGATATTCTACAGCTGCTAGATCGGGCTATGGAATAAGTCGTCTTATGATTTTGGACACGGTTCTGGTTTAGAGCCAATCCACTACCGACCCGAATCACAATTATCTGTACATAGTGTAAATGCGGAAAGTATCTCGGCAGATTCTCAAGTTTCTATTGAAGACGAATTCGATTTTAGTACCGCACTTGAGTAGCATTTTCAGCGTAGTgtattttttgatttacttgttcttaaattaataattattaaaattcaattacatgtaataattttgtttgtgtgcaataaacaattttaaactaaaatatgtcatttaattttgtacctacttacctcAGAGTTACAGCCAATCTTTCTGCGGGCGATATACTCTCTCGCATAAAAGTATCTTGATGTTTTAGTTCCTGGGATAATTTTTGGAGCAAGTTGTCGAATGTAGTTTTCTGCattctaaaataattgtaaaacttGTCTTCATCTTCTCTCAATTGATTCTTGACAAGTGTATGAAACGCGCCATATTCCTCCCTTTTTTCTAAAATCGGATGTATCCAAAACCTTACTTccctttttttttctattttcttgtTCCTATATATGTAATAAGCaactataatcttttttttcGTAAGAAAATTCATGACGCAGCACGTCCTACACAGCCTGAGTAAAAAGCGCTACTAGCCAGTACTTACCAATGTCTCGCGCGGTGATTTTGCCGTATCATGTACAAGCTAGCACGTTTTTTCAACCGTACGGCTTACACACCGTACGTTTGAACAACCGTGTAATGGAAAAGAGGCCTAACAGTCTACTGTACCGTATGTGGTACACGGGGAGCGAGcggattaattttttataaaaccacACATGGCTCGTAAGGCATGTTTCGAAACTCGCGTGGGGTGGCTGTTAACGtattaatatgatgttattttgtACATGTGACAAGTTTATATTCATGTTAGATAATTATTCATTGTGCACTGGGATGTTTTCCTACACTGCAGAGCTATTCACCTATTAACAGACAGAAATTTTAACAcagcttgttttatttaataaattttcgagTTGTCCATATCTAATTCATAGAAAGAAAGTAaagaatgtttattttaaaatcatgcCACACATAATGCCTTAACACTGTAGTGCCTGATTCTGTGGCAGTGTGGCCACTTGGGCAAATCAAGACCAgaagcatcagaacaccactataTTATTGGcaaaaccttgaaaaaggtgTTAGCTTAGTATTGTGCTGAACGTaccaaatacatacatacatacagctttATTACACTTATCACTTtcagtttgttggtaaacagtagtcACCAAGAAAGACTAGCATAGTTATTATACAGTGACTTATTACAAGTATTGTAAGAACCTCCATTTGTTGTCCACAGGTTATGTTATCTTCAGAATCCGTGTTCGCCGCGGTGGTCGCAAGCGCCCGGTCGCGAAGGGTGCCACCTACGGCAAGCCCAAGAGCCACGGAGTCAACCAGCTGAAGCCTACACGCAACTTGCAGTCCATTGCTGAGGTATCATCTTTGTTTCACTAGTTTTGTAGGTATTTCTTCATATAGATTATAGCTATTTTGTCCACAGGAAATTCTGTTGCAACTATCGATTTTTCctgaataaaaagtatcctatatgttgctttttattaaaattggttcagctgttccagatttggacaaaaattaataaactaatgatatctatttatattttagtatcataaataactttaagtgCTTGCtcaaacagttatttttttttttgaaatcacagacttataattttatttattgatatttatttatttttttatgttatattcatttttttGTGTAACAGCCTTACAGTACATGTTTATTAGAATACATTAACTTATTACTAAGGTTACAACGATTGCAGTATTGGTATATATTGTAAGATTACAAATACTATACAACACaagaaaagttaaataaaattatgttaaatgtaattgaaatactattttgtatttaaaatattttctattattccatgagtattttattaaatatttagctTACAAAATATTTGCAGGAACGTGTTGGTCGTCGGTGCGGTGGTCTACGTGTGCTCAACTCCTACTGGGTAGCTCAAGATTCCTCATATAAATACTTTGAAGTTATCCTTGTTGATCCTTCGCACAaggtaagatttaaaaaaaaatctgtttaggTGTTagcatttgacaaaaatatactcatttgaagttttataataataatcatcaccATCAAAGCAACTGGAAGTTTTGAGCTattgacaaataataattaagactaAAAAGTAAGTGTGATTTGAATTAAAGTATATTATGTCAATAGTTTTGTTTGAGTAGTTCTTACGACGtacttgttttaaattattattgtcatattaaaaataactattactaACCAACACTGAATTGAGAACATTATCTTTGCCTCAAGATATATTgatgaacattttttttgatgatttttttctaatatgatGAACATCTATGTCATGCACCAATCTGAAAGGTTTTGCTGAACAATCACCTACCGGTATATCTGATATCAAACACACACAGTTTAACTCTGTATCATTAAATACGTAGCATCATTTACAAATTGAGCTCTTTCAGGCAATCCGTCGTGATCCCAAGATCAACTGGATCGTGAAGGCAGTACACAAGCATCGTGAGATGCGCGGGCTCACATCTGCTGGGAAGAGCTCTCGTGGTCTTGGAAAAGGCCACCGTTACTCCCAGACCAAGGGTGGATCGAGACGTGCCGCTTGGATCAGAAGAAACACGTTACAGCTGCGTCGCAAACGATAAATACGCGGCATATGTGGCTATTGAGTTTCTATTTGTTTATACTTGGATATCTATTTTCAAATGGaaattcagtagtttttaattaaaaaaagttaactttattagacactttttattattgataatcTCACACCTAATAAAAGGAATTGAGTGTAAGTATTTCAGTATGTAGAAATGTaacataatttaatgtttttaattgtataaCATGTATTGATATATGTCACACTCTATTTCAGATCCGTTTGAAGTTTAAAAAGTCCTCTAGAAATTTTAGAACAAAAAGGtaactttaaaagtttttattacaaCTTTCTTATAATAACTCTTTCAAAAAATTTTTGTGAAGTACATGTTGTATAGAAATTGAAACCTTTTTTAATCATGATATAGAATTGGTATTCTAGTTTCCACAATACTAATTTTATTTGGATACTAAGTTCTTTTTATttgatactagctgacaccgcgcggctttacccgcgtggttcccgttcccgtaggaatacagggatatgtagcttacagccttcctcgataaatgggctacctaacaaagaaagaattttttaaatcggactagtagttcctgagatcagcgcgttcaatcaaccaaacaaacaaacaaactcttcagctttataatattaataatataatatagatttacTGACTAATATGATGAACATCTGTCATGCACCAATCTGAAAGGTTTTGCTGAACAATCACCTACCGGTATATCTGACACCAAACAATTTAATTCTTGTATAATTACATACCATCATTACATAATGTGTATTGATATATGTCACTTTCTATTTCAGATCCGGTTTACAAAGTCCTCCAGTTATTTGAGAAAAAAAGGTAaactaatcaaaataattttctatttgtaatcttttaaaaaaaaatgtcgaaaTCGAAATCTATTTCAAATCATGATATTCCAGATTTTACAAtacatattgtatttatttagtgtTCAATgatttttctacttttttaatccaaattaaatatgatataACTAATATATCCTAGCAATCAATATAACAACttaaataatgatgatacaatgCTTTATGAATGCGCAACCATGATTACCACGCATTTCTTCCTTGGATGGCTGAAAATTTATTCttaaaaaagtatactattgTTCAAAATATGGCCTTCAGTAAACTGCTTTTTTGTCTACAGATTACAGAGAACCTCTCCACAGAGCATCTCTCTTATGTTTAAGGTGAATATCaataattttctatacatataattaattgCATAAAATGTGTACCTAATTCAACATAAGATTTGGAGTTCAAACCAACCATGCAGATCTAATGTGGGTTGGTGGGTTTTGGGTGCTAACATTTGACGTAACAATCACTCCTAAGCTAATTGATAATGACTGGAATAAATGGCTTGTAGAAACAACTTAAGCTTCTCAACTTTaggctgctactgagaatttctcaaaagaaaaaacaagTTTATCTCTGGATCTCAGATTTGAAGCTGCATAGGCTAACCGTTGAATCAACAAGGCCTTTATGTCAATATTGCTGAATATAAatccaaattaaattttaatattctcaTTAGCTTTGTGTTAATGTGATAGCAATTTGGAAATATTAAATTCTCGTCTAGGTGAGGTTATTGTTAGTTTCATTTTCGATACACCTCAATCCGGCGAGATACAATACTATCttgaaattaatttcattaaattttgatttgtcagtgtcttaaacattttatttattattttgcagGTAACAATTTGGAAGCCTCTTCAAAACAATTACGTATAACATGTATAACAttcttataatttatattgaaaataaagataattattattttactacatatttttattttatcatataaCCCTTCTATCTCAGTATGAAATATAATGTATGAAAGCttggaattattattaattattattaattaattaattattaaattaattaattattaattattattaattgtacagcctttttttacgtggggaaatcctcatggataccttctcgccacgggaaggcaagaaggtt belongs to Bicyclus anynana chromosome 10, ilBicAnyn1.1, whole genome shotgun sequence and includes:
- the LOC112049701 gene encoding 60S ribosomal protein L15, whose amino-acid sequence is MGAYRYIQELYRKKLSDVMRFLLRVRVWQYRQLTRMHRAPRPTRPDKARRLGYRAKQGYVIFRIRVRRGGRKRPVAKGATYGKPKSHGVNQLKPTRNLQSIAEERVGRRCGGLRVLNSYWVAQDSSYKYFEVILVDPSHKAIRRDPKINWIVKAVHKHREMRGLTSAGKSSRGLGKGHRYSQTKGGSRRAAWIRRNTLQLRRKR
- the LOC128198402 gene encoding uncharacterized protein LOC128198402, with the translated sequence MNINQELLITLIQERPVIWDKTIDDYKNKRLKYDSWKEIFIHFQPTFEDLSGDEKNKFGQMVMKKWTNMKDSWIKYDKKIKECKSGSSAKKIRKYMFYDEMMFLKKNVEHRKTDSNMTEHVHDSSLSNENFDSAVPNQSSSGYTERSETQRAKKKRKNELSEVDIRFMKFMDSAERDEKKKSRSMNFFMGIADTVDKFSDENMIDFQFQVISIIKNIQQRQCTQYIPTSRNQWDQGHQGYLSGTASSNAQSSTYGYSTAARSGYGISRLMILDTVLV
- the LOC112049691 gene encoding uncharacterized protein LOC112049691, which encodes MQKTTFDNLLQKLSQELKHQDTFMRESISPAERLAVTLRYLATGDTFTDLYYSYRIGIKTISCIVREVCHYIWLELYKEYMKMPSKEDWLHIASKFQESSNFPLCLGAVDGKHIRLIKPIDSGSMFLNYKHFFSIVLMAVVDSDYNFIFVDVGAYGKECDSSVFKETPFWKNLTNNGLNLPDATRLPGIDYDLPYVFIADEAFALHYHLLRPFGGHQLDQLKRTFNYRLTRAQRFVECAFGILSNKWRIFHRPMNVSIDLAVDIVKTCCVLQNFIHKQENFQFHNASENESTLDSESELIQLPITNAVRGSLAANEVRNRFAQYFVSNEGRLSYQNNYA